In Haloarcula sp. H-GB4, a single genomic region encodes these proteins:
- the hmgA gene encoding hydroxymethylglutaryl-CoA reductase (NADPH), with product MTDSDVVALAERIRDGELRLYELEDHADPDTAAAARRHLLAEETGADLSAVGDYTFDAADAESNIENMVGAAQVPMGVVGPLPVDGGAADGDHHLPLATSEGALLASVNRGVSTIRNAGGATARVLKSGMTRAPVFRVEDVAEAGEVSAWVREHVDVLADAAESTTSHGELQDVTPYVVGDSVFLRFSYDTKDAMGMNMATIATEAACDVVESETPADLVALSGNLCSDKKPAAINAVEGRGRTVAADVLIPHEQVEDRLDTTSDAIVEANTRKNLVGSAKAGALGFNAHAANVVAAAFLALGQDIAQVVEGSNAITTVDAREDGLYASVTIASLEVGTVGGGTGLPTQSEALDVLGYSGGGDPAGSNADALAEVIAAGALAGELSLLAALSSRHLSSAHADLGR from the coding sequence ATGACCGACTCCGACGTCGTCGCGCTCGCAGAGCGCATTCGTGACGGTGAGTTGCGGCTCTACGAACTGGAAGACCACGCCGACCCTGACACTGCAGCGGCTGCCCGCAGGCACCTGCTGGCCGAGGAGACTGGTGCGGACCTCTCCGCGGTCGGCGACTACACCTTCGACGCCGCCGACGCCGAGAGCAATATTGAGAATATGGTCGGCGCGGCACAGGTTCCGATGGGCGTCGTTGGCCCGCTGCCTGTTGACGGTGGAGCCGCTGACGGCGACCACCACCTCCCGCTGGCGACCAGCGAGGGCGCGCTGCTGGCCTCAGTCAACCGCGGCGTCTCGACCATCCGCAACGCCGGGGGCGCGACCGCTCGCGTCCTCAAGTCCGGGATGACCCGCGCGCCGGTGTTTCGCGTCGAGGATGTGGCCGAGGCAGGCGAGGTGTCGGCCTGGGTTCGCGAACACGTCGATGTTCTCGCCGACGCCGCCGAGTCGACGACGAGTCACGGCGAACTACAGGACGTGACACCCTACGTCGTCGGTGACAGCGTCTTCCTTCGTTTTTCCTACGACACCAAGGACGCGATGGGGATGAACATGGCCACCATCGCGACGGAGGCGGCCTGTGACGTTGTCGAGTCCGAAACGCCGGCCGACCTCGTGGCGCTGTCGGGCAACCTCTGTTCGGATAAGAAGCCTGCTGCCATCAACGCCGTCGAGGGCCGGGGCCGCACCGTCGCCGCCGACGTGCTCATCCCCCACGAGCAGGTCGAGGACCGACTCGATACGACGTCCGACGCTATCGTCGAGGCCAACACCCGCAAGAACCTCGTCGGCTCGGCGAAGGCCGGTGCGCTGGGGTTCAACGCCCACGCTGCCAACGTCGTCGCTGCCGCCTTCCTCGCGCTCGGGCAGGACATCGCACAGGTAGTCGAAGGGAGTAACGCTATCACGACGGTCGACGCTCGCGAGGACGGTCTATACGCCTCCGTCACCATCGCATCGCTGGAGGTCGGTACCGTCGGCGGCGGCACGGGCCTGCCAACCCAGTCCGAAGCGCTTGACGTGCTGGGGTACAGCGGCGGCGGTGACCCTGCCGGGAGCAACGCCGACGCGCTCGCCGAAGTCATCGCCGCCGGCGCGCTGGCTGGCGAACTCTCCTTGCTTGCGGCGCTGTCCTCGCGCCACCTCTCCTCGGCGCACGCTGACCTCGGGCGGTAG
- a CDS encoding DUF5817 domain-containing protein: MYAVVGCSECSALWVTEGRPETTQCPRCGTRRKHEKRRKFIETDDEAHAREVRASMLANRQGEGDAFAELDSYAEMERQVDDVGVDDETYLEDSGIDTDAVSAAADRAEQGATGGSSRKETVTSAVRELDEPTEDDIVGYAEERGVPASYTREALEKLVRAGEASESRGQYRLL, encoded by the coding sequence ATGTACGCGGTCGTCGGGTGTAGTGAGTGCAGTGCGCTGTGGGTCACCGAAGGGCGACCGGAGACGACCCAGTGCCCGCGGTGTGGCACGCGCCGCAAACACGAGAAGCGTCGGAAGTTCATCGAGACGGACGACGAGGCCCACGCCCGCGAGGTTCGGGCCTCGATGCTGGCCAACCGTCAGGGGGAGGGCGACGCCTTCGCGGAGTTGGACTCCTACGCCGAGATGGAGCGGCAGGTCGACGACGTGGGTGTGGATGACGAGACATACCTCGAAGATTCGGGGATCGACACCGACGCCGTGTCGGCGGCCGCCGACCGCGCCGAACAGGGTGCGACGGGCGGGTCAAGCCGCAAGGAGACGGTAACGAGCGCGGTGCGGGAACTGGATGAGCCGACCGAGGACGATATCGTGGGCTACGCGGAAGAGCGCGGCGTCCCGGCGTCGTACACCCGGGAGGCACTGGAAAAACTGGTTCGCGCCGGCGAAGCATCGGAAAGCCGGGGGCAGTACCGGCTGCTATGA
- the nadA gene encoding quinolinate synthase NadA, with product METAAFETDLSLFKYDNLEQLPPAYRDLEADERTERIESALAELGDDVVILGHNYQRREIVEHADFIGDSYQLSKEAAQSDADYVIFGGVTFMAESADIITDDDQSVILPSMEASCPMAGMAEALQVDAAWAELTAALDDDEEIIPITYMNSYADLKAFCAEQGGLVCTSSNAHKAFEYAFEKGDKVLFLPDKHLGENTAHRLDMADETVEWDPWDAEGTDAADAVENDVILWEGYCQVHERFREHHIDSIREDYPDANVIVHPECRREVVEAADVAGSTSTICESVAEADPGETWAIGTEIHLTHHLQRWHPEVNVVPLCGDACMDCNAMRQIDPNYLAWVLEELVEGRERNVIEVAPEEKELAQVAMDRMLEI from the coding sequence ATGGAAACCGCCGCGTTCGAGACGGATCTGAGCCTCTTCAAGTATGACAACCTCGAGCAACTCCCGCCGGCGTACCGGGACCTCGAGGCAGACGAGCGGACCGAGCGCATCGAGAGCGCGCTCGCCGAGCTTGGCGACGACGTGGTCATCCTCGGCCACAACTATCAGCGGCGGGAAATCGTCGAGCACGCCGACTTTATCGGCGACTCCTACCAGCTCTCGAAGGAAGCCGCCCAGTCCGACGCCGATTACGTAATCTTCGGTGGCGTGACGTTCATGGCTGAATCCGCGGACATTATCACGGACGACGATCAGTCCGTGATTCTCCCGTCGATGGAGGCGTCCTGCCCGATGGCCGGCATGGCCGAGGCGCTGCAGGTCGACGCCGCGTGGGCGGAACTGACCGCGGCGCTCGACGACGACGAGGAAATCATCCCAATCACGTACATGAATAGCTACGCCGACCTGAAGGCCTTCTGCGCCGAGCAGGGCGGTCTTGTCTGTACGTCCTCGAATGCCCACAAAGCGTTCGAGTACGCCTTCGAGAAAGGTGACAAGGTGCTGTTCCTTCCCGATAAACACCTCGGCGAAAACACGGCCCACCGGCTCGACATGGCCGACGAGACAGTCGAGTGGGACCCCTGGGACGCCGAGGGCACCGACGCCGCCGACGCCGTCGAAAACGATGTCATCCTCTGGGAAGGGTACTGCCAGGTTCACGAACGCTTCCGCGAGCACCACATCGACTCCATCCGCGAGGACTACCCCGACGCGAACGTCATCGTCCACCCCGAGTGTCGCCGCGAAGTCGTTGAGGCCGCCGACGTGGCCGGCTCCACGTCGACTATCTGTGAGTCCGTCGCCGAGGCTGACCCCGGCGAGACGTGGGCCATCGGCACGGAGATTCACCTCACGCACCACCTCCAGCGGTGGCACCCAGAGGTGAACGTCGTCCCGCTGTGTGGCGACGCCTGCATGGACTGCAACGCCATGCGCCAGATCGACCCGAACTACCTCGCGTGGGTGCTAGAGGAACTGGTCGAGGGCCGCGAGCGCAACGTCATCGAAGTCGCGCCCGAAGAGAAGGAACTGGCACAGGTCGCGATGGACCGAATGCTGGAGATCTAA
- a CDS encoding L-aspartate oxidase, translating to MTDDPITTDVLVIGSGIAGLAVALAAAREGDNVTLATKATRPEGSSSWWAQGGIAVSRDTPEEFKDDIMAASDGTADPDAVDVLVENANEAVEDVLLETLDVEFDQNGSGHDFTREAAHSEDRILHVDASTGKHIHVPFLNYIDDHDGVEILDDTAALELIRHEGRVHGAMLESDGEVDPYFAGSVVLATGGIGDLYPRTTNPDNTTGDGIGMAALAGAEVEDMEYVQFHPTACVLEENGDADVAFLVSEAVRGEGGLLRNGDGERFMPDYHADAELAPRDVVARAVKAEREATGEVTLDVSPLDFAEEFPNLADRCAEHGVEWADGIPVAPAEHFLCGGISVDDRGRTTLDRLYAVGECSRTGVHGANRLASTSLLEGLVWGLRAGEDAAGADPEPIEAPELLERDPDLPERFARDKFQRLTRVMDENVGVERDPADLQRAMAVLRRLKGEVDAYVRTRTSRSLYELRHASVTALLIARHAAENEKSVGTHNLVDASEDPPESTAD from the coding sequence ATGACAGACGACCCGATTACGACGGATGTGCTAGTCATCGGTTCCGGTATCGCCGGGCTGGCGGTGGCGCTCGCCGCGGCCCGCGAAGGTGACAACGTGACGCTCGCTACGAAGGCGACCCGTCCGGAAGGCTCCTCTTCCTGGTGGGCGCAAGGCGGCATCGCCGTCTCCCGGGATACGCCCGAAGAATTCAAAGACGACATCATGGCCGCCTCCGACGGTACCGCTGACCCCGATGCCGTCGATGTGCTGGTCGAGAACGCAAACGAGGCCGTCGAGGACGTGTTGCTTGAGACGCTCGACGTCGAGTTCGACCAGAACGGCTCGGGCCACGACTTCACCCGCGAGGCTGCCCACAGCGAGGACCGCATTCTCCACGTGGACGCCTCGACGGGCAAGCACATCCACGTCCCGTTCCTGAACTACATCGACGATCACGACGGCGTGGAGATTCTGGACGACACCGCCGCACTCGAACTCATCCGTCACGAGGGCCGGGTCCACGGCGCAATGCTCGAATCCGACGGCGAGGTCGACCCGTACTTCGCCGGCAGCGTCGTGCTGGCGACGGGCGGTATCGGCGACCTCTACCCGCGGACGACGAACCCCGACAACACGACCGGGGACGGTATCGGCATGGCCGCACTCGCCGGAGCCGAGGTCGAGGACATGGAGTACGTCCAGTTCCACCCGACCGCGTGCGTACTGGAGGAGAATGGCGACGCTGACGTTGCATTCCTCGTCAGCGAGGCCGTCCGCGGCGAGGGCGGTCTGCTCCGCAATGGCGACGGCGAGCGGTTCATGCCCGACTACCACGCCGACGCCGAACTCGCGCCCCGCGACGTGGTGGCCCGCGCTGTCAAGGCCGAGCGGGAGGCGACGGGCGAAGTGACACTGGACGTGTCGCCGCTCGACTTCGCCGAAGAGTTCCCGAACCTCGCCGACAGGTGTGCGGAACACGGTGTCGAGTGGGCGGACGGCATCCCAGTCGCGCCTGCCGAGCACTTCCTCTGTGGCGGCATCAGCGTCGACGATCGTGGCCGGACGACGCTGGATCGGCTCTACGCCGTCGGCGAGTGCTCCCGGACCGGCGTCCACGGCGCGAACCGCCTCGCAAGTACATCCCTGCTTGAGGGACTGGTCTGGGGTCTGCGTGCCGGCGAAGACGCTGCCGGGGCCGATCCGGAACCAATCGAAGCGCCGGAACTGCTCGAACGCGACCCGGACCTGCCCGAGCGGTTCGCCCGCGACAAGTTCCAGCGGCTGACCCGCGTGATGGACGAGAATGTCGGCGTCGAGCGCGACCCCGCGGACCTCCAGCGCGCGATGGCCGTCCTCCGCCGGCTTAAGGGCGAAGTGGATGCCTACGTCCGTACGCGAACCAGCCGCTCGCTGTACGAACTCCGCCACGCTAGCGTCACCGCCCTGTTGATTGCGCGCCACGCCGCCGAGAACGAGAAGAGCGTCGGCACGCACAATCTCGTGGACGCGAGCGAGGACCCACCGGAGTCCACAGCCGACTAA
- a CDS encoding amidohydrolase translates to MVDRVFTNCEVRPLSGDDPASAVAVTDGTVTAVGDPDELSAAGAETVDCRGGVLLPGFVDAHTHLDIVGRRAIEADLAGADGPNDCIDRLLAADDGEGWVLGFGYDESDWGGDLLQAATLDRVSTERPVAAAREDIHTVSVNHAALDVLDLPDDGVQTGDGAPTGVLVEEAAEAVFDAIAPDYAQTREYLLAAQEVALSKGVTAVHDMVRQSHAPRVYRDLDTENALSLRVRLNYWADHLEAIRELGLVTNHGSDRVRTGAIKAYIDGSLGAGTARLRDPYADSDSVGEWRTDPDALRELVSAVDDAGLQFAAHAIGDAAIDTLLSAIESVDAADERHRVEHAEVLTGDLVERLAASPLVVSAQPNFHRWAATGDLYDERLGERRGLTNRFRDLVDAGAQLAFGSDCMPLSPLYGVQQAVTAPEPSQRLTVDEALRAYTSGAAYAGFDEDRMGTITPGSVADFAVLSASPWEMPNGEISDTAITMTVSAGDIVFDSGD, encoded by the coding sequence ATGGTCGACCGCGTATTCACAAACTGTGAGGTACGGCCGCTGTCCGGCGACGACCCGGCGTCAGCGGTTGCAGTAACGGACGGCACGGTTACCGCCGTCGGGGACCCGGACGAACTCTCGGCCGCGGGTGCTGAGACCGTCGACTGTCGCGGTGGCGTTCTGTTGCCCGGCTTCGTCGACGCCCATACGCATCTGGACATCGTCGGCCGGCGTGCGATCGAAGCCGATCTCGCCGGGGCAGACGGACCGAACGACTGCATCGACCGGCTGCTGGCGGCCGACGACGGCGAGGGCTGGGTTCTGGGCTTCGGCTACGACGAGAGCGACTGGGGCGGGGACTTGTTGCAGGCGGCGACACTGGACCGGGTAAGCACTGAACGTCCGGTCGCGGCCGCGCGGGAGGACATCCACACCGTATCGGTGAACCACGCCGCGCTGGACGTGCTGGATCTGCCCGACGACGGCGTTCAGACCGGGGACGGCGCGCCGACCGGGGTACTCGTTGAAGAAGCCGCCGAGGCCGTCTTCGATGCCATCGCGCCCGACTACGCACAGACACGGGAGTACCTGCTGGCTGCACAGGAGGTGGCCCTCTCGAAGGGAGTCACCGCTGTCCACGACATGGTTCGGCAGTCACACGCCCCACGAGTGTACCGCGATTTAGATACCGAGAACGCCCTTTCCCTGCGAGTGCGACTCAACTACTGGGCGGACCATCTCGAAGCAATCAGAGAACTCGGTCTGGTGACGAACCACGGGAGCGACCGCGTCCGGACGGGCGCGATCAAGGCGTACATTGACGGGTCGCTCGGGGCTGGAACCGCGCGGCTCCGGGACCCATACGCCGACAGCGACAGCGTCGGCGAGTGGCGGACGGACCCCGACGCACTTCGGGAACTCGTGTCGGCGGTCGACGACGCGGGCCTCCAGTTCGCCGCCCACGCCATCGGCGACGCGGCTATCGACACGCTGCTCTCAGCTATCGAATCCGTCGATGCCGCGGACGAGCGCCACCGTGTCGAACACGCCGAGGTCCTCACCGGTGACCTCGTGGAGCGACTGGCAGCGTCGCCGCTGGTCGTTTCGGCCCAGCCGAACTTCCACCGCTGGGCAGCGACGGGGGACCTGTACGACGAACGCCTCGGCGAGCGTCGCGGACTGACGAACCGTTTCCGCGACCTCGTTGATGCCGGCGCACAACTGGCCTTCGGGAGCGACTGTATGCCGCTCTCTCCGCTGTATGGCGTCCAGCAGGCCGTCACTGCGCCGGAACCGAGCCAGCGCCTGACAGTCGACGAGGCGCTCCGGGCGTACACCAGCGGTGCTGCGTATGCAGGCTTCGATGAGGACCGGATGGGCACGATTACGCCGGGATCGGTCGCGGATTTCGCTGTGCTATCGGCCTCGCCGTGGGAAATGCCAAACGGGGAGATTTCGGACACAGCAATCACGATGACCGTCAGCGCTGGCGATATCGTATTTGACTCCGGTGACTGA
- a CDS encoding cupin domain-containing protein: MEEVPQAACETVEAVDGVHLTQMAVGEEMSVQQFHIEPGAAVPEHSHHHEQVGYVVKGTFTFHVNGEEYVIGPGDSYVVPSEEPHEARNDGEEPVRGIDVFSPPRPNPDWQD, from the coding sequence ATGGAAGAAGTACCGCAGGCGGCCTGTGAGACAGTCGAAGCAGTCGACGGCGTGCACCTGACACAGATGGCCGTCGGAGAGGAGATGAGCGTCCAGCAGTTCCATATCGAACCAGGCGCGGCCGTCCCGGAGCACAGCCATCACCACGAGCAGGTCGGTTACGTTGTCAAAGGGACCTTCACGTTCCACGTCAACGGCGAGGAGTACGTCATCGGCCCCGGAGACTCCTATGTGGTCCCGAGCGAGGAACCACATGAAGCGCGCAACGACGGTGAGGAGCCGGTCCGCGGCATCGACGTGTTCAGTCCGCCCAGACCAAACCCGGACTGGCAGGACTAA